The Leptospira ellinghausenii genome contains the following window.
GAAAAATTCACGAATATCCAAATCCAAAACAAACGTCTCATCACGGGTGTGAATAAATTCAAAGTCAGTTTTAAAATCAAAATGGATGTTGTGACACCAAAGGATGAACCCTAATGTTTGATCGTTTGAATGATAGAGAACGAGTCCTTGTGATTGGACTCATTAGTTTTGTGTCACTACTTGGTGTGTATACGATTGTGACCTTATTATCCGATTTAAGAAATCGATTATCAGATGAGATTTTCGAAACAAGATCACAGGCTGGTGAACTCGACCGAGTGATCCGAGAATACAATTATTTACGTGGATTACAATCTGGTGGCAGTGAAGAAGATGTAAGTGTCATGTATTCCAAATTGGATCAGATTTTGATACGTTATAATTTAAAAGACAAAGTCCAAACGATGAAAGATACAAGTAATGTCATCCAAAAGGACTATAACAAAATTACAATCGATGTATCCTTTCGTTCTGTTTTATTACAAGATATCATTAAATTGGTTTACGATATCGAAAAAAACAAACAAATTCAAGCAAAAGTAGACCTACTTAGTTTTCGTAAACCATTTGCAGAAAAAGAAATATACGATGTCAATTTGAAAGTATCATCTTATAGTCGTTTGTCGAAAGGTAAATAAAAATGGCAAAAGAAAACGAATTCGAAGAAGACTATGATTTAGATGATGATGTAGCTGTTCAAGAATCATTATTGGAAGAGGATAATGAACTTTTTGAGGAAGATTCTGATGAAGAACTCACAAAAATCAATCAAAAACAAATTCTAACACTCATTGCGATTTCATTTGTTTCATTTCTTTTGTTTACCATTTTTATTTTTCCTCTTAATGAAATTGTTAGATCAGTCCTCATTAAAACAGGCAAAGAAACGGGAATCTTTATGGATGCAAAGGAAATCCATTTTCCCATGATTGGAAGGAAATCTTTTGATAGTTTTGTTGTTAGTTTTCCCACTGGAACATCTTTAAAAGCGGAAGAAGTGAGTCTTGGTGTTTCTGTATTTGGAATTTTGCAGTCCCGTTTGGAAGGTGATATCAATATAGGGTATTTTAGTTATGAAGGAAGTGATCTTTCGATTGGGATTCAAACCTTCGATTTGCCCATTCGATTGTCGCCTTTAGACGATAAAGTAACCAAATGGAATGGGGAAGGGGAAATTACTCTTTCTGGTGGAAAAATCAAAGAATCGATGGAGATTCCTTTTTTAGGCACTTTAAAAGGAACCGATATCAAAAGAGCAAATTTACTCTTTAAAATTCGATCAGGGAAACTTCTCATCGAAAGAGGAAGTCTTGATTCCAATTTGGCGAAATTCCAATTCCAAGGTGTGGTTCGTTTGTCTGATACCATTTCGTTTTCTCAACTGGATTTAAAAGTTTGTTTTTCCTTAACCGAAAAATTTGCCCAAGAAAGGCAGGATTTGGTAGGGATGGTCGCCTTATTACCGCAAGAAGGTGGGAAAACTTGTATCCCTGTTCGTGGTACCTTGTCCTCACCTAAAGTAGACCTTCCCAACTTAAACCAATTAGGTGGAATGGCTCCGAAACCAGAAGATGGTTCGATTGAACCGGCTCCCACTCCTTAAAAATCATCTAAACTCTACTTGGTTATCTGTATCAAACATTCACACACGAATTAAATTTTTGTTTACCAAGATAACACTTGGTAGCAAAAAAAAAGGACCGAATTCTCGGTCCTTTTTTAAGATTTCTTCTTCCGTATTGTGACCCTTTTTAAGTCTCATTTGGAATCACCACCTAGTCTTTTGCAAACTAGAGAAGATTTGGATTTTAAATCTCTAGTCGAAAGCATCAATTCAAACTAGAGATTCTTTCGTATTTGTTTACGAACAACCTGTAGTGGATCCACAAGAGATACACTTGAGACAAGCTCCGTTTCGTACCATTTGGAAGGATCCACATTCGGTACAGGAATCACCTGTATAACCCTTGGTTCTTGCTTCTGCAATGATCTTTAGTGTTGCCGCAGCAGACTGTGCTTGGGTTGGTTGTTGCGGAGTTTGACCTGCCACAGCTACAACTTCCGGCTTGTCTTCGAGTACTGATTTCATAGAAATTGCATTTACTTGTAGCGGAGTACGTGGACCGCTACTTTCCTGCTTTCCCACAGTATCTCGAGCCGGTTCTGCTTTTCTTCCCACTTCGTCAGTTCTTAAATCTTCTGGTGATACTTGTGCCAAGTCGTATCGACCAAGATAAGTGATCGCAAGTTCTCTAAAGATGTAATCGATTACCGAAGTAGACATTTTGATATGAGGGTTACCAGAAACCATACCGTTTGGTTCAAATTTGAAGAAAGTAAATGCTTCCACAAATTCTTCCAAAGGAACGCCATGTTGCAATCCAAGGGAAACCGCAATCGCAAACGCATTCATAAGGGATCGGAAAGCCGCTCCTTCTTTATGCATATCGATAAAGATTTCACCAAGTTGGCCATCTTCGTATTCTCCTGTTCGGAGATAAACTTTGTGACCACCCACCATCGCTTTTTGCGTATATCCTGCACGTCGGTGTGGAAGTTTTCTTCTTTCCGAGATGTATTTATACACCAATTTTTCTGCCACTTCTGTTACCGTTTTCGGAGTGGAAGTAGTACTTAGTTCTTCTTCCTCTTCTCCCACAGCACTTAACAACTGGAATACGGAGTTAAGTGGTTGTGAAAGTTTTGATCCATCTCGGTAGAGAGCGTTTGCTTTGATCATCACTTTCCAAGACATTAGGTATGCGTTTTTCAC
Protein-coding sequences here:
- the gspN gene encoding type II secretion system protein GspN, which encodes MAKENEFEEDYDLDDDVAVQESLLEEDNELFEEDSDEELTKINQKQILTLIAISFVSFLLFTIFIFPLNEIVRSVLIKTGKETGIFMDAKEIHFPMIGRKSFDSFVVSFPTGTSLKAEEVSLGVSVFGILQSRLEGDINIGYFSYEGSDLSIGIQTFDLPIRLSPLDDKVTKWNGEGEITLSGGKIKESMEIPFLGTLKGTDIKRANLLFKIRSGKLLIERGSLDSNLAKFQFQGVVRLSDTISFSQLDLKVCFSLTEKFAQERQDLVGMVALLPQEGGKTCIPVRGTLSSPKVDLPNLNQLGGMAPKPEDGSIEPAPTP